From Vanrija pseudolonga chromosome 1, complete sequence, a single genomic window includes:
- the pald1 gene encoding Paladin gives MSGPPPSPKQQPQREDAPRPSSVPPAADPRPFPPSQPMRSSSTQHVPARSSPLAPAGVISIAGSAAKPRRISHSTDLQRLGSSSSRTKGRALGLAQQLRAEGDGVVKRRSGGVLARGFILKTDHYPTGRALDLDLNVQGAPNFRAPDNEALNVFGVAQPTVAGLKSILTILNCQPAKPKTPETSPIDGPLHRRRSSAVAADTPGHTFWFSTREETLGGPESLTFSAGRPYVLRDGSNPFQTLALSDRASNLEDIERRLKIDILEEAKRYGGLILCHDEVQGGEIVPTWVSVDEKIIRTPKEVYDDVRNAGWRVDYWRIPVGPDRPIEDNYLDAYVSRLKDTDPLTTSLVFNCGMGVVRTTFAMVAALLVRRGQYLQRGLDDPFPTAAGSGFATPSSQSPAPGQAAQVLQQASQQQALNKSLLKVTRMLDENLPSRRSTAAIDLLSNNPNLLESLRRAHMGNYQVVLSLLSSLDHGRELKRLVDIIIDNCDQVINLRENVIEYRVKYSVAKGEDKNGHSWLDKAVRSLEQYFDLIVFAAYVESDVGMVSGTKFSSWLKARPEIWNQIKVLRRRWGDRLFAFAPANDLSVISRSLDLGDRRDQRRIDSGLDLEGGKVLGDEWAEHVVKNRNGIMLRASTLLKRDLWVSATAASTDGIRGAIGFRHVAGQSIYTTGQPTQDAIATILDIVQERSHSVNHVVWVCLREEPLVMINGAPFVLRRDTTALRNMRDYTGVSPARLEVLEERLKSDVVAELATFDGSVLLHAETANGKVVPLWEKVSKKDVDTLREVMDDIAAKQHDVVLTFERIPITSESSPDFHDITQLLDLCMRINMDKTAIILNDQLGRGRSSNTAAIVYLIERWLRLNRAHPPTTPLRQRTASRKSLMITGESRTSWQIINSALRVIRNGLEVKRVVDEAIDRTSATFNLRDAIEDFRDRAEQAHTPEEKNSYIEKGMHNLLRYFHLLVFQAYLDDTKPDDEEAYTFESFVKHRPVFKTLQKDLQEGGLESLTPLERTDPETGMALEDEVSNVVTNRSGAILSAQTILKSDFFSGLQKQSLPERVDGAANYRRLPLLLDGTPDAEAADPKAKFVYGTGMPSAEGLRNALIKMHAEPGGKRNVTWTSLREEPVLYVNSRPHVLRLIDKPVTNIETTGVTASVVERMEMQLKEDVLKEIRNGNGKLLLHDEVEIKPGVYEVIPIWETVELENVMTPKELYQQVENEHYQVDYQRIAITDEQAPLPGALQQIVGRVCTGLKEGHDFVFNCQMGRGRTTTGMIAASLIATIATETKEELAREEATDPEDEDDLLDLEDETQYLNGEYKTILQLVTVLSHGKDAKRITDKVVNLMEGVQNLRKAVYDFKLKVDAAEPGSVKFTTLQHQAINYLYRYGTLIVLANFLLEAKDRGVSLDKADFPQWLEQHREIRNVLSRKNLD, from the exons AGAGACtcggctcgagctcgtcgagaacAAAGGGCAGAgctctcggcctcgcgcagcagctccgcgccgagggcgatgggGTGGTCAAGCGCCGCTCGGGCGGTGTCCTCGCTCGCGG GTTCATTCTCAAGACTGACCACTACCCAACCGGTCGTGCCCTCGACCTGGACCTCAACGTCCAGGGCGCCCCAAACTTTCGCGCCCCGGATAACGAGGCGCTGAACGTGTTTGGAGTCGCACAGCCCACCGTCGCTGGCCTCAAGTCCATTCTCACCATCCTCAACTGCCAGCCTGCCAAGCCCAAGACACCTGAAACATCGCCGATTGACGGGCCGCTCCACCGCCGCAGGTCCTCGGCAGTGGCTGCGGACACGCCAGGCCACACGTTCTGGTTCAGTACCCGTGAAGAGACGCTTGGTGG ACCAGAGTCGCTAACCTTCAGCGCCGGCCGCCCGTACGTCCTCAGAGACGGCTCGAACCCGTTCCAAACCCTCGCACTTTCCGACCGCGCATCCAacctcgaggacattgagCGGCGCCTCAAGATCGACATTCTCGAAGAGGCCAAGCGCTATGGCGGACTGATCCTCTgccacgacgaggtgcaggGCGGCGAGATTGTCCCCACGTGGGTgagcgtcgacgagaagatCATTCGTACCCCGAAGGAAGTGTACGACGATGTGCGCAACGCCGGCTGGAGGGTCGACTACTGGCGTATTCCTGTGGGGCCTGATCGCCCCATTGAGGACAACTACCTCGACGCTTATGTCAGCCGTCTCAAGGACACTGACCCGCTCACCACATCGCTCGTGTTCAACTGCGGCATGGGCGTCGTCAGAA CCACGTTCGCCATGGTCGCCGCGTTACTCGTCAGGCGCGGACAGTACCTCCAGCGTGGTCTCGACGACCCCTTCCCCACCGCTGCCGGCTCGGGATTCGCAACGCCCTCTTCCcagtcgccggcgccgggaCAGGCTGCACAGGTCCTCCAGCAGgcctcgcagcagcaggcgctgAACAAGAGCTTGCTCAAGGTCACGCGCATGCTCGACGAGA ACCttccctcgcgccgctcaacCGCCGCTATCGACCTCCTGTCCAACAACCCCAACctgctcgagtcgctcaGAAGAGCCCACATGGGCAACTACCAGGTGGTGCTGTCCCTCCTCTCCAGTCTCGaccacggccgcgagctcaagcgcctcgtcgacatcaTCATCGACAACTGTGACCAGGTCATCAACCTCCGCGAGAATGTCATCGAGTACCGTGTCAAGTATTCcgtcgccaagggcgaggacaAGAACGGGCACTCGTGGCTCGACAAGGCAGTGCGGTCG CTCGAACAATACTTTGACCTCATCGTCTTTGCCGCGTACGTCGAGAGCGACGTCGGCATGGTCTCGGGAACCAAGTTCTCTTCGTGGCTCAAGGCCCGCCCGGAGATCTGGAA ccagATCAAGGTCCTCCGACGCCGATGGGGCGACAGGCTGTTTGCGTTCGCGCCAGCCAACGACCTCAGCGtcatctcgcgctcgctcgacctcggcgacaggCGCGACCAGCGGAGAATCGACTCGGGCCtggacctcgagggcggcaaggtcctcggcgacgagtgggccgagCATGTCGTCAAGAACCGTAACGGCATCATGCTGCGTGCTTC AACCCTCCTCAAGCGCGACCTCTGGGTCTCTGCCACCGCCGCATCGACTGATGGCATTCGTGGCGCCATTGGCTTCCGCCACGTCGCTGGCCAGAGCATCTACACGACTGGCCAACCGACGCAGGACGCTATCGCCACGATCCTCGACATTGTCCAGGAGCGCTCCCACTCCGTCAACCATGTTGTGTGGGTTTGTCTCCGCGAGGAGCCTCTCGTCATGATCAATG GTGCTCCGTTCGTGTTGCGACGAGACACAACTGCTCTGCGCAATATGCGCGACTACACCGGTGTGTCGCCAGCCCGCCttgaggtgctcgaggagcgcctgaagagcgacgtcgtcgccgagcttgccacTTTCGACGGCAGCGTGCTCCTGCACGCTGAAacggccaacggcaaggtcgtgCCGTTGTGGGAGAAGGTATCAAAGAAGGACGTCGACACTCTTCGCGAGGTCATGGACGACATTGCAGCCAAGCAGCATGACGTGGTTCTGACATTTGAGCGCATCCCCATTACTTCGGAGTCTTCCCCAGAC TTCCACGACATTACCCAACTGCTCGACCTCTGCATGCGCATCAACATGGACAAGACGGCCATCATCCTGAacgaccagctcggccgtgGTCGTAGCTCTAACACTGCAGCCATTGTCTACCTTATTGAGCGCTGGCTGCGGCTCAACCGCGCCCACCCTCCTACTACGCCGCTGCGGCAGCGTACAGCGTCTCGCAAGAGCCTGATGATCACCGGCGAGTCAAGGACTAGCTGGCAGATCATCAACAGCGCCCTCCGTGTCATCCGTAACGGCCTTGAAGTCAAGCgggtggtcgacgaggcgatcgaCCGTACGTCGGCCACTTTCAACCTTCGCGACGCAATTGAGGACTTCAGggaccgcgccgagcaagCCCACACCCCCGAGGAGAAGAACAGCTACATTGAGaagg GAATGCACAACCTTCTCCGCTACTTCCACCTGCTTGTCTTCCAGGCgtacctcgacgacaccaagcctgacgacgaggaggcgtaCACCTTCGAGTCGTTTGTCAAGCACCGCCCAGTGTTCAAGACGCTGCAGAAGGATCTCCAGGAGGGCGGCCTTGAGAGCTTGACGCCGCTTGAGCGCACCGACCCAGAGACTGGCATGGCT CTTGAAGACGAAGTCTCCAACGTCGTCACGAACCGTAGCGGCGCGATCCTGTCGGCGCAGACCATCCTCAAATCGGACTTCTTCTCCGGCCTGCAGAAGCAGAGCCTTCCGGAGCGTGTGGACGGTGCGGCCAACtaccgccgcctgccgctgctcctcgaTGGGACTCCCGATGCTGAGGCAGCCGACCCCAAGGCCAAGTTTGTCTACGGCACGGGCATGCCGAGTGCCGAGGGCCTGCGCAACGCGCTCATCAAGATGCACGCGGAGCCTGGAGGCAAGAGGAATGTGACGTGGACGtcgctgcgcgaggagcctGTTCTT TATGTCAACTCGCGACCTCACGTCCTGCGCCTGATTGACAAGCCCGTTACGAACATCGAGACGACTGGTGTGACGGCCTCCGTGGTCGAGCGCATGGAAATgcagctcaaggaggacgtGCTCAAGGAGATCCGGAATGGTAACGGCAAGCTCCTGCtccacgacgaggtggagatCAAGCCGGGCGTCTACGAGGTCATTCCCATCTGGGAGactgtcgagctcgagaacgTCATGACTCCCAAGGAGCTGTACCAGCAGGTGGAGAACGAGCACTACCAGGTTGACTATCAGCGCATTGCGATT ACGGATGAGCAGGCGCCACTCCCTGGTGCGCTGCAGCAGATTGTTGGGCGCGTATGCACCGGCCTGAAGGAGGGCCACGACTTTGT GTTCAACTGTCAAATGGGCCGTGGCCGCACCACCACTGGCATGATCGCTGCCTCGCTCATCGCGACCATCGCTaccgagaccaaggaggagctcgcgcgcgaggaggcgaccgacccagaggacgaggacgacctcctcgacctcgaagACGAGACACAGTACCTCAACGGCGAGTACAAGACGATCTTGCAGCTCGTCACGGTCCTGAGCCACGGCAAAG ACGCCAAGCGCATTaccgacaaggtcgtcaacCTGATGGAAGGTGTGCAGAACCTGCGCAAGGCGGTCTACGA CTTCAagctcaaggtcgacgcAGCAGAGCCAGGCTCGGTCAAGTTTACGACGCTGCAGCACCAGGCAATCAACTATCTCTACCGAT ACGGCACGCTCATCGTGCTCGCCAacttcctcctcgaggccaaggaccgcggcgtgtcgctcgacaaggccgactTCCCCCAGTggctcgagcagcaccgcGAGATCCGCAACGTGCTCAGCCGGAAGAATCTCGACTAG
- the naf1 gene encoding H/ACA ribonucleoprotein complex non-core subunit NAF1, with protein sequence MVDSDTEIELAIDPAPASAPAPAFAAPAAPVSDLDLIAQMVSSGEVVGALPPVSMSAAEKRAQVEASRSVPQYTGDESSSEEESSDEDEDDDEYKKPDATPMTAEQHASMKKELEEFTGEPAPAPSAATASVLDKLGGFEFVTDSEEEEDDDDDEVDMDDFDFDAPVEDDGEPGAIMSAHEQALPPVPQPPLEHIPATVPLVLAGDVVSWMKERGVEAWLEKQKAAGEAEGAIKAESAGENVEIKSEAAAAGDVEVKPEPATEAGEVTETKPTTEATESKPEPAADAAAPAIPKFNSSGTIIIRAMQAPGTGWLESGSVLTTADGHILGAVHDTFGPLTSPFYSVRLPPPPFPYPSLEAGDKVFFPQSADYRTFVDMHAVRDPRFRSDASNIYDEEVGDDEVEWSDDEAERAAKNRRKKKGKRAGSRVPGTPGSVQHPLPPRPHFDYAGNDDDSVSLHGDGADRWDEVSDAGSTASQRHAVVYDDDVPSGYGAQRPQRGRGRGRGGPRGGGGGGGRGQGRATGGGRPVHALPQRPGQWGQTAPMGGFGGAMPMQQQGGFQQQAGFWPQQQQPQFQPQFQQYNPAGYNPSQPGMGIPGFAPQGQDGSGNAPAINPRFAAQYQQMMGGYWPQQQQQQGGGGQYGGGYPSGQGPYDGQHQQQ encoded by the exons ATGGTCGACTCGGACACGGAGATTgagctcgccatcgaccCGGCACCAGCttcggcaccggcaccggcgttcgccgcgcccgcggcaCCCGTATCGGACCTGGACCTGATCGCGCAGATGGTCtcgagcggcgaggtcgtcggcgcgttGCCCCCGGTGTCGATGAGCGCGGCGGAGAAGCGCGCGCAGGTGGAGGCGAGCCGCTCAGTGCCGCAGTACACTGGCGACGAGAGCTCGTCCGAGGAGGAatcgagcgacgaggacgaggacgatgacgagtACAAGAAGcccgacgccacgcccatgacggccgagcagcacgccagcatgaagaaggagctcgaggagttCACGGGCGAGCCTGCCCCCGCGCcttcggcagcgacggcgtccgtgctcgacaagcttGGCGGGTTCGAGTTCGTCACGGATTccgaagaggaagaggacgacgacgatgacgaggtcgacatggacgactTTGACTTTGATGCGCCGGTCGAGGATGATGGGGAGCCGGGGGCGATCATGAGT GCCCACGAACAGGCTCTCCCGCCCGTCCCGCAGCCACCCTTAGAGCACATCCCCGCGACCGTaccgctcgtgctcgctggcGACGTCGTGAGCTGGATGAAGGAGCGCGGTGTGGAGGCGTGGCTTGAGAAGCAGAAGGCcgcgggcgaggccgagggggcgATCAAGGCCGAGTCTGCTGGCGAGAACGTCGAGATCAAGTCGGAGGCTGCTGCagccggcgacgtcgaggtcaagccTGAGCCCGCCACAGAGGCAGGAGAGGTCACGGAGACCAAGCCCACCACCGAGGCCACCGAGTCCAAGCCCGAACCTGctgccgatgccgccgcacccgccaTCCCCAAGTTCAACTCGTCCGGCACGATCATCATCCGCGCAATGCAAGCGCCCGGCACCGGCTGGCTCGAGTCTGGCTCAGTCCTCACCACAGCCGACGGGCACATTCTCGGCGCGGTACACGACACGTTCGGGCCACTCACGTCGCCGTTTTATTCCGTCcgtcttcctccccctcccttcCCCTACCCCTCCCTCGAAGCAGGGGACAAGGTCTTCTTCCCGCAGTCGGCCGACTACCGCACCTTTGTCGACATGCACGCCGTGCGCGACCCGCGCTTCCGGTCGGACGCGAGTAACAtctacgacgaggaggtgggcgacgacgaggtcgagtggagcgacgacgaggcggagcgcgccgccaagaacaggcgcaagaagaagggcaagcgcgctggctcgcgcGTGCCCGGCACGCCCGGGTCAGTGCAGCATCCGCTGCCGCCCCGTCCACACTTCGACTACGcaggcaacgacgacgacagcgtgagcctgcacggcgacggcgcggacagGTGGGACGAGGTGAGCGATGCAGGCAGCAccgcgagccagcgccacgCGGTcgtgtacgacgacgacgtgccctCTGGCTATGGCGCACAGCGGCCCCAGCGCGGCcgggggcgcgggcgcggtggtccccgaggaggaggcggaggtggaGGGCGCGGACAGGGGCGTGCGACGGGCGGCGGACGGCCGGTGCACGCGCTCCCCCAGCGTCCCGGACAGTGGGGCCAAACGGCGCCGATGGGCGGGTTCGGCGGCGCCATGcccatgcagcagcagggcggcttccagcagcaggcaggcttCTGgccccagcagcaacagcccCAGTTCCAGCCCCAGTTCCAGCAGTACAACCCCGCCGGGTACAACCCGTCCCAGCCCGGCATGGGCATCCCCGGTTTCGCGCCGCAGGGCcaggacggcagcggcaacgcGCCGGCCATCAACCCCCGCTTTGCGGCACAGTACCAGCAGATGATGGGCGGATACtggccccagcagcagcagcagcagggtggaggaggccagtacggcggcggctatCCATCCGGCCAGGGCCCGTACGAcggccagcaccagcagcaatAG
- the ras-2 gene encoding Protein ras-2, which yields MSQSSRMVFKITVLGDGGVGKTALTVQFTMSSFVETYDPTIEDCYRKQWVVDDQPCLLEVLDTAGQEEYTALRDQWIRDGEGFLVVYSVTAKSTWSRVEKIVDRVMLVKNENSHAATDSPGFAPGQRRTAASRSKIPIVIVGNKRDMTNNREVTPEEGRALAQSLACDFYETSARLNQNVEAAFKSLVRQIKIAKAGGELPNEKSGSQPNEKKKKHKKCVIL from the exons ATG TCGCAATCATCGCGCATGGTCTTCAAGATAACCGTCCTCGGAGACGGAGGCGTCGGCAAGACTGCCTTGACGGTACAG TTTACAATGTCTTCATTCGTCGAGACGTACGACCCCACAATCGAAGACTGCTACCGCAagcagtgggtggtggacgaCCAGCCCTGTCTtctcgaggtcctcgataCGGCCGgacaag AGGAGTACACGGCGTTGAGAGATCAGTGGATTCG CGACGGCGAAggcttcctcgtcgtctacTCTGTTACGGCAAAGTCAACATGGTCCCGGGTAGAGAAGATTGTCGACCGCGTCATGCTCGTCAAGAATGAGAACTCGCACGCGGCTACCGACTCGCCAGGCTTCGCACCAGGCCAGCGGAGAACAGCAGCGTCCCGTAGCAAGATTCCGATTGTTATCGTCGGCAACAAGCGCGACATGACCAACAACCGCGAAGTGACACCAGAGGAAGGACGAGCCTTGGCACAGTCGCTGGCGTGCGACTTTTACGAGACGAGCGCACGGCTGAACCAAAACGTCGAAGCCGCGTTCAAGAGTCTAGTGCGCCAGATCAAGATTGCAAAGGCGGGCGGCGAACTTCCCAACGAGAAGTCTGGATCACAACCAaacgagaagaagaagaagcacaAGAAGTGTGTCATCTTGTAG